In Spirosoma pollinicola, the genomic window TCAGATACCATCTTCTACGAATTATTCCCATTAAACAGCAAGGCGTTCTGAGCCGATGGATTGGCACCTTTACCGACATTCATCCGCAAAAACAGGCGGCAGAAGTGCTTGAGCAACAGGTCGAGTTGAGAACCAACGAACTCCTGAATAAAAATGCGGAACTAGAGCGCACCAACCACGAGTTGCAGCAATTTACCTGGGTCGTTTCGCATGACCTGAAAGAGCCACTTCGTAAAATACAGTTGCTGAACGACATTCTGAAAGAGAAATTCTTCAAAGACAATCCCGAAGCTACATCCTACCTTAACCGGTCTATTCAGTCGTCGGCCCGCATGTCTGAACTGATCAAGGATCTCCTGGCTTACTCGCAACTATCAGCCCCTGAGGCATTTCAACCCACTGATCTTACTGTCTTACTGAATGAGTTGCTTACAGATTTTGATGAACAGATTAACCAGAAAAAGGCTGTGATCAAAGTGGATACCATGCCCACTATCGACATGGTACCAACCCGAATCAGGCAAGTCTTTCAAAACCTAATCAGCAACGCACTCAAGTTCTCGAAACCCGATCAACCCCCTCATATTGAGATCAGTGCAGAGCGCATTGATACCAAATCGATTGACAGCAACCCATCTCCTGCCGGCGACTTTTACCGGCTTATTGTGCGCGATAACGGCATCGGGTTCGACGAGAAATTCCTGAACCGGATATTCATTATTTTTCAGCGACTACACAATCGAACCGCCTACGAAGGGACGGGCATTGGCCTGGCCATAGCGAAGAAAAATATAGATAAACACAATGGCCTAATTTCGGCTAGTAGCCGGGTCGATGAGGGAGCCAGTTTTATCCTTATTTTACCGATTCACCAAACTCATTCGCTGTCTGTTACTGACCTCCTGTAAGCCGATTTTAGTTAACTACTCATGCCACAAACTGCCATCTCGAACTCCGTTATCAGACAACTGCGCATTGTCTTTTCGTTGTCGACACTATTGCTTTTGATTAGCCTCACGGCTTCGTTTTATAGTATCCAGAAACTGATCAGTAATTCTCAACTGGTCAACCATACCAATCAGGTAATCATTGAATCAGAGAATATTATCTCCTACATGAAAGATGCGGAGACAGGCCAGCGTGGTTACCTCGTTACGCTTGACCCGCTCTTTTTGCAGCCTTACACGGGCAGCCATGCCAACGTGAATGCCAGCTACGACCGGCTACTCCAACTTACCACCGACAACCCGGCACAGCAAAAACTTCTTGCCAGAGCCAAGGTTCTATATGAAGCCAAATTTGCCCAGATGCAACGGATTATCGACATGACCCGGTTGCGTAAAGCATCAATCCGGGATACGGTGGCGCAAAAGCGGGAAATGGTCGTGGGAAAACAACTAATGGACGACCTCCGGCTGGCGATTAATCAGACAAAAACAGAAGAAAATAATCTGCTCCAAACACGTATCCAGCAACAACAACTCTACATTACCTACACGCCCTTTCTTCTGGTTGTGGCGGCTATAATTTCTATGATGATCACGGCTTTTACCTACGTGCGTATCAAGAAAGATCTCGACGAACGACTGAAGCTACAACAACTGGCCGAAGCTAAATACATTGAAACAGCCAGACGCATTACGCTGATGGAGAACATCACGCATGACATTGCTAGTGGCAATTATTCGGTGCGAAGCCAGGACACAGCGAGCGATGAATTGGGCCGTATTTCGGCAGCACTGAACCAGATGGCGACCGCCCTTGAACAGACATTCAAGGATTTAAAAGACAAAAACTGGCTGCAAACGGGTACTGTCAGCCTGAGCGATGCCATTCGGGGAGAAAAAGAAATAGGCAAGCTGGCAACAAGCCTGATTAATACCATTGCCGAGTACACAAACGCCCCAATGGGCACTATTTACCTGACTGACACTGACTCAAGTTATAAACTGGCAGGAAGTTACGCAGCCCAACACGTGCCCACTTCGGTTAAAGCTGGCGAAGGATTGATTGGGCAGGCTATTAGCCGTAAGAAAACAATTATTGTACAGGATATTCCGGCCGATTACAGCCAAATAACATCTTCGCTGGGCAACGCCCGTCCGGCGGCCCTGGTTATTGCACCACTCATTTACGGCAATGCATGCCTCGGTGCCATTGAGTTGGGCTTTTTGAAAAAACCAACATCGCTGGAAATCGGCTTTTTAGAACACAATCAAGAAGCGATGGCCATCGGCCTCAACGCGGCTTTCGACTACGTTAAGCTGCAAAATTTTCTGGAAGAAACGCAGGCACAGGCCGAGGAGCTTCAGGCGCAGCATACCGAAATGGAGTACCTGAACGCCGAACTCGAAATGCAGGCCCAGAAATTGCAGGCGTCGGAAGAGGAGTTGCGCGTTCAACAAGAGGAACTGCAACAAACCAATACCGAACTCGAAGAACGTGGTTTGCTGCTGGAAGAGAAAAACAGCGAAATTCAGCGAAAAGCCGATGAGCTTGAGTTAACGACCCGCTACAAATCGGAGTTTCTGGCGAATATGTCCCATGAACTCCGCACACCGCTCAACTCTATTTTACTGTTGAGCCGACTGCTGGCCGAAAACCACGAGGCAACCCTTTCGGACGATCAGGTTGAATATGCGCGCGTCATTCAATCGTCGGGCAACGGGCTGCTTGGCCTGATCGACGAAATTCTCGACCTGTCGAAGATCGAAGCCGGGCAAATGAGTCTTGATTATCAGGATACCGCCGTTGCCGAAGTTACCGATGAACTCAACTCGCTGTTTGCGTTGCTGGCGAAAGATAAAGGGCTGGACTTCAGCATTTCTGTGGACGCCGATGTGCCCGCAATTATTGAAACCGACAAATTGCGGCTGGGGCAAATCCTGAAGAATCTGCTCTCGAATGCACTCAAGTTTACGGCCAGCGGCAGCGTTTCACTCACCATCAAACGGCAAGTGGGTAGTTCGGCTAATGCGTCGGCAGAAAATATCTGTTTTGTCGTAAACGATACGGGTATTGGTATTGCGCCCGAAAAACAACCGCTCGTTTTTGAAGCCTTCCAGCAAGCCGACGGGTCGACCAAACGAAAGTATGGCGGCACGGGTCTGGGCTTGTCGATCAGCCGCGAACTGGCCAAGCTGCTGGGCGGAGAAATCGCCCTAACCAGCCGGGTAAATGAGGGTTCAGAATTTACGGTAATCTTACCGTTATCGAATACGCAGCTGGCAAAAACAGCTGTCCAGACGAGTTCGCAGCCGGGCTTCGGTCAGTCACCATTTCCATCAACCGGCGCACCAGCTCATCCGTTTCACACGCATTCGGACAATCTGCCCCAGAAGTCTTCGAACGAGACAGCTAATCAATACATTAGCACCAGCATTCCGGAAGCAATTCCAGACGATCGTGGTGGTATTACCGAAAAAGACAAGGTCATCCTCATTATTGAAGACGATACCAACTTTGCCAAATCCCTGCTGGATTATGCCCGTAAAAAAGGCTACAAGGGTATTGTAGCGGTGCAGGGCGACGAAGGGCTAAAGCTGGCCTCGATCTACAAACCGCTGGGGATTCTGCTCGATATTCAACTCCCGGTCATGAGCGGCTGGCAGGTGATGGACGCACTGAAAGCTGACCCGCAAACACGGCCAATTCCGGTGCATATCATGTCGTCGCACAAGATGAAGAACGAAAGTCTGTTGCGAGGAGCCATTGATTTTGTCGACAAGCCGGTGGCCTTTGAACAGCTTCAGGATGTCTTCAAAAAAATAGAATACGTCCTGAACCGTAACGCCAAGAAGGTACTCATCATTGAAGACAACCCCAAGCACGCCAAAGCACTGTCTTATTTTCTGGAAACGTTTAACATCTCCTCCGAATTAAAAAGCAACATATCCGAAGGCATCAGTGCTTTAAAACGCAAAGAAGTGGACTGCGTTATTCTGGACATGGGCATACCTGATACAAACGCCTACGAAACGCTGGAAGAAGCCAGAAAAAATCCGGGGCTGGAAAACCTCCCGATCATCATCTTCACGGGCAAAAGTCTGTCGATGTCGGAGGAGTTGAAAATTAAAAAATATGCCGACTCGATTATTGTCAAAACGGCCCACTCTTACCAGCGTATGATTGACGAAGTATCGCTCTTCCTGCATTTGGTTGAAGAGAACAAGCAGACGAAAAGCAACAACGGCATCTCGAAAAAGCTGGGTGCCCTGAGTCAGGTATTGAACAACAAAACGGTACTGGTTGCCGATGATGATGTGCGAAATATATTCTCCCTCTCGAAAGCCCTCGAACAGTATAACATGACGGTCATTGCGGCACTGGATGGAAAAGAAGCCCTGCAAAAGCTGGAAGAAAATCCGGGTATCGATGTGGTACTGCTGGATATGATGATGCCCCAGATGGATGGCTACGAAACTGCGAGAACGATTCGGGAACATAGCCAGTGGAAAACCTTACCCGTTATTGCCGTAACCGCCAAAGCCATGACCGGCGACCGTGAGAAATGCATACAGGCTGGCGCATCGGATTACATTACCAAACCCGTTGATATTGACCAGCTTATTTCCCTATTGCGTGTTTGGTTATATGATAAAAGTTAGTCACAGAGATACACAGAGACGCACGGTGATACACAGAGAAAAATTAAAATCTCTATGTATCTCCGTGCGTCTCTGTGTATCTCTGTGGCAAAATATCCCAACAAAATGATTAAAAAACGAGTCTTACTCATCGACGACGATCCTCGCAACATTTTTGCGCTGACGGCTACACTGAAAGCGAAATCATTCGAGTGTATTGCCTGTAGCAGTGCGCGGGAAGCGATCGATGTTTTACAAACCAATGAGATTGTCGATGTGATTCTTATTGATATGATGATGCCTGAAATGGATGGTTACGAAGCTATTCCACGCATTAAAAATCTGGAGAACCGAAAACTGACGCCCATCTTCGCGGTAACGGCCCAGGCTATGGTGGGTGATCGGGAAAAGTGTTTGCGGGCAGGAGCAACAGATTACCTGTCGAAACCAATTGATGTAGACAGGCTCATTCTACTCCTATCGCAGATTTAATAGATTGCCATGATTACTGAGGAAGACGTTGATCTTTTACTGAACGATCTGCTTGAGCTATACGGGTATGACTTTACCCATTATTCCAGAGCGTCACTGAAACGGCGGATTAACCGTCTGCTGGCGCTGGATAAATTTCCGAGTTTTGCCGAACTCCGATACCAGATTCGATCGGATGCGCATTACCTAAAGCGTTTTGTAGAAGAATTGACAGTTAACGTGACTGAGATGTTCCGCGACCCGCTGTTCTATAAATCACTCCGAACAACGGTACTGCCAACGCTGACGTCGAAACCGTTTATAAGAATCTGGCATGC contains:
- a CDS encoding response regulator, with the protein product MILLVDDRPENILPLKKILELHRFSVDTAGSGEEALRKVLKKDYAVIILDVQMPGMDGFEVANAIAGFSKSRDTSIIFLSAVNTEKRFITQGYTAGGVDYLTKPVDPDILVLKVKTLRKIYDQQQELRATQESLRKEVEVRKQAQEALTARMQELQVVLASLPQMAFTIAPTGRIEYVNEHWYQYSTSAETFPVTHPDDDVCDEWKKALADETEFMHEVRLQDLLTGDFRYHLLRIIPIKQQGVLSRWIGTFTDIHPQKQAAEVLEQQVELRTNELLNKNAELERTNHELQQFTWVVSHDLKEPLRKIQLLNDILKEKFFKDNPEATSYLNRSIQSSARMSELIKDLLAYSQLSAPEAFQPTDLTVLLNELLTDFDEQINQKKAVIKVDTMPTIDMVPTRIRQVFQNLISNALKFSKPDQPPHIEISAERIDTKSIDSNPSPAGDFYRLIVRDNGIGFDEKFLNRIFIIFQRLHNRTAYEGTGIGLAIAKKNIDKHNGLISASSRVDEGASFILILPIHQTHSLSVTDLL
- a CDS encoding response regulator — translated: MPQTAISNSVIRQLRIVFSLSTLLLLISLTASFYSIQKLISNSQLVNHTNQVIIESENIISYMKDAETGQRGYLVTLDPLFLQPYTGSHANVNASYDRLLQLTTDNPAQQKLLARAKVLYEAKFAQMQRIIDMTRLRKASIRDTVAQKREMVVGKQLMDDLRLAINQTKTEENNLLQTRIQQQQLYITYTPFLLVVAAIISMMITAFTYVRIKKDLDERLKLQQLAEAKYIETARRITLMENITHDIASGNYSVRSQDTASDELGRISAALNQMATALEQTFKDLKDKNWLQTGTVSLSDAIRGEKEIGKLATSLINTIAEYTNAPMGTIYLTDTDSSYKLAGSYAAQHVPTSVKAGEGLIGQAISRKKTIIVQDIPADYSQITSSLGNARPAALVIAPLIYGNACLGAIELGFLKKPTSLEIGFLEHNQEAMAIGLNAAFDYVKLQNFLEETQAQAEELQAQHTEMEYLNAELEMQAQKLQASEEELRVQQEELQQTNTELEERGLLLEEKNSEIQRKADELELTTRYKSEFLANMSHELRTPLNSILLLSRLLAENHEATLSDDQVEYARVIQSSGNGLLGLIDEILDLSKIEAGQMSLDYQDTAVAEVTDELNSLFALLAKDKGLDFSISVDADVPAIIETDKLRLGQILKNLLSNALKFTASGSVSLTIKRQVGSSANASAENICFVVNDTGIGIAPEKQPLVFEAFQQADGSTKRKYGGTGLGLSISRELAKLLGGEIALTSRVNEGSEFTVILPLSNTQLAKTAVQTSSQPGFGQSPFPSTGAPAHPFHTHSDNLPQKSSNETANQYISTSIPEAIPDDRGGITEKDKVILIIEDDTNFAKSLLDYARKKGYKGIVAVQGDEGLKLASIYKPLGILLDIQLPVMSGWQVMDALKADPQTRPIPVHIMSSHKMKNESLLRGAIDFVDKPVAFEQLQDVFKKIEYVLNRNAKKVLIIEDNPKHAKALSYFLETFNISSELKSNISEGISALKRKEVDCVILDMGIPDTNAYETLEEARKNPGLENLPIIIFTGKSLSMSEELKIKKYADSIIVKTAHSYQRMIDEVSLFLHLVEENKQTKSNNGISKKLGALSQVLNNKTVLVADDDVRNIFSLSKALEQYNMTVIAALDGKEALQKLEENPGIDVVLLDMMMPQMDGYETARTIREHSQWKTLPVIAVTAKAMTGDREKCIQAGASDYITKPVDIDQLISLLRVWLYDKS
- a CDS encoding response regulator; the protein is MIKKRVLLIDDDPRNIFALTATLKAKSFECIACSSAREAIDVLQTNEIVDVILIDMMMPEMDGYEAIPRIKNLENRKLTPIFAVTAQAMVGDREKCLRAGATDYLSKPIDVDRLILLLSQI